The Brassica oleracea var. oleracea cultivar TO1000 chromosome C7, BOL, whole genome shotgun sequence sequence CCCACCAGCTCTTCTGGTTTGGGCTTTATCAGACTATCCGTCCACTCCGGGTTACTTCCCGAGTACATCCATATATCAAAACATGAACTTCCTTTTTTGGAAGAGAAAAGAGGTGGCTCCTCGGAGACCACAATTCGATACCTTCCCATGGATCTGTTGGTACATTTGGAAGGCGAAACGACAAACTCTTCAATGGGAAAGACGTATCCCCATTGACACCCTCCAACATGCGTCTCTTGAGGCGGAATGTTGGAGGAAGGCTAACGAAAAGGAGGAAGCAAAGGAGGATCATGACGATCCCCCTACTACAGAGATTGAGACAGTGCCCCCTTGGATACCTCGAATCCCTACTTGTCAAATTGATGCATCATGGATCAATAATGGCAGTGTCAGTGGCTTAGGATGGAGTCTTAAGGATCAAATGGGCTTAGAATACTTCGGATTACGGGCGTGTAACATGAGCCTCTCAGCTTTGCATGCTGAGATAGAAAGGTTACTTTGGGCAGCCTCATGTATGAGAGAGAAAATGATCACTTCGGTATGGTTTGAGACGGACTGCTCGGACTTAGTGGATATGACTACAAACCCGATGGACTGGCCAGCTTTTGCGACATAGATCGAGGTGTTCCAACAGACGGATTAGCAAAAAATGCAAGGACCAGAGGTTATATTTTTTCCGCTATAGAACATACCCGGACAGATGGAAATGCTCCTCTGAGGATTGGCTCGTCTGTTCTCCATTTGATCTAGCTTAGATGGGTAGACGACAAAAAAAAAAAAAAGTTGTTGATTTTCCGCTCGATAAACAAAATAACATGTCTAACACCACTATAATGTATTCCTTTTTTTTTAACACCCACTAGAATGTATTCCTTCCATTTCAAAATATATGATGTTTAAAAAAATTCTTAATATTTAAATATGCAAAATATTTTATATAAATTTTAATTTTATTTAAAACTATGTTACCAATAATATTTTATATGTTTTTATAATTAACTATATTACTTCAATCTATATTATAATAATATTTTTTAAATAAAAATTAATTTATTTAATAGTTGTGCATTTACCTAATATATGCATATACCGAAAACATCAAATATTTTGGAAACAAGAAGTTAGATTCCTAAAACTATCTCCAATGCTACTTTATAATTTAATCTATATTTTACTCTAAAATAGAATAATTCTATTATATAGTTGGATTTACTCTAATGGTTTAATATATAATAGAGTTACTCTATAATAGAGTGGAAGATGAATGTTGTTTTTTTAATCTATTTTTAGAGTAAAAAAATAACATTACTCTATATTTCATTATAATATAGAGTAATTACATTATGGTATATAGAGTAAAAACAACATTACTTTATATTTTACTCTATTATAGAATAATTTTTTATAGAATAAATCATTGGAACAAAACTAATTCTATAATAGAATTACGCTATTTTAGAATAAAATAGAGAAAAAAATTATAGAGTACTGATGCCCAAAATCCATAGAATCAAAACAATACTATGTATTACAATCTCATTGCCTAAGATTCTGACTTACTTGACATCACTTACAAAGTAAACTATTGATGGGATATACTTTAAACTAAAAACTAAAATCGAACACATGAAAGAAAAACATAGAACGCATGCTGATGTTATATAAACATGAAAAAACTACAGTACTATTTTAAGCAAGTTTTCACACACAAAAAGTTAGTCCTCTTTCTTTTAACCCAAAATCCTAGAAGAACTTAAAGTGGAATGGACACTAGATTAACAACTGGTTTTAAATTGAAAACACAAAAAACGCAATAGTGTTTAGCTTTAACTTATTTTTTACTTGTTATAATTAGCTAAGTTATTTTTTCTTATAACATATTTAATATATTGCCATTTCACTATTTCATGTATAGTTTTATCAACTTATCATAAGGATCGATTATCGTTTCTCATTGGCGATATAAGGTTTGCAATAGGTGATTTTGGTTGTATGTTATGGTCAACCAAAATCATAGATGCTTATCACTCTAATCTTTTCTCTGATTTTGAGGTTGAACCTAGATAAAGTTTGGATTTAGTTCTTCTCCTTCTGGGTTATGGTGATAAGCCGGTTGATTGAGAGATTTGATTTCTCTTTTTGGTCAGAAAAACTTAGTTTTTTTATATTCAGAGGTGGTATCAAGCTTTCGCTTAAAGTTCTGCAAGTCTCCACAATGGTCAAGAAGCTGAGATTTTGGAACACACTAAGGAGATCTTATCCAGAATTTAGATGAGTTAGAGCATCCATTGTGATTGCGTTCCGACAAGATTCTCTACTCGTCTCTATTAAACGTTCTTCGCACTCATATTCTACCAATTGGGAATGAAGATCTCTTATTAATCAAATATTGAAGGAAGAAAGAATGTGCAAGCAGCCTCAAACGATCGGAGACGGAGATAGATAGATTTCTAGCATGTTTTCCGGTTTCGCCTTTTGCTTTCTCTCGATCAAGGAAACGATGCCACGAGTCTAGCCAAGTGTCTCTATGCATGTAAACATTATCTCTTGTGTTTGGGCTTTGTTGGGTTAAATAAGTAATACTTGAGTCTGTTTGTAATCATTGCTCATTGGGCTCATGCTTTAATGAAAAGTACATGTTGACAAAAAAAATTGGAAATTTATCTGTAAACAGTTTAGCAGCAAAATTATAAACAAAGGAGAAAATAATTTTGCGTATATTAATAATTAACACAGTATTGTATTATACGTTGTTTTACACGATGATGGCTTTGACTCTATTGTACTTTTAGAGTAAATATTTACTCTAAATTTACATTTACTCTATATTCATCCAAAAACATATCAATCAGGGTTGACTACTAACTATTACTTTTTCAGCTACTCATTGTGCATCCAGAGTAAAACACTATCTAACTTTTACTCTATGGCTCTGACTGAAAAATATTTACAGAGTAATTTTTGTTGAGTAAATATAGTTTCACCTAGTTACACTAATATTTATCCAATCAAGATGAAAACCATTAATCTGGCCAGAGTAAATATATTTGTCTTTATGCTTAGTAAAGTAAATTTTTTCTTATCTTCTTTGTTGAGTAAAAGTTTTACTCAAAATTTTACTTTTTCTATCTTTCTTATATTAAAATTTTACTTTTTCTCTTATTTTTTATATCACTCAGTTACTCCGCTTTTAATTCCTCCTAGTTGCGCTAACTTTTCCAATCACACTCTACAACTTAAAAGAGAAATAAAATTTGCACGTGGTTTTATTCTCTCCCCACTTTTCACCTTTTTATTTTTCTCCTTTTTTCACTATTTATTTTACTCTATTTTACTCTCACTTTTGCCAATCACACTCAATATCTCACGTTTTAACTATTGACCTTCGCCGCAAAAGTATAGTTTTTTTAACACATTTAAATAACGCCGCAAGAGTGTACAAATATTTAATAAATACCAAATGACGCTACTTAACGCTCTTTCTGTTTCAAAATAGTTGATTTTTGGATGAAGATATAAGAATTAAGATATACATTTTTTTTAAAAAATAACACTAAAAATATAAAATAAGTCTAATTAAGCCAATCATCAAAAATATTACTCTCTCCATTCCGGAAAGTAAGATTTTTTATATTTATTTTTTGTTCCAAAATGATAGATTTTCTAAAAAAATTAAAATACTTTTATTAGTTAATGTTAAAAAATTGTATACTTTAAAAAAATATTAATTGAAAACATTTGAATTGGTTAAATACTATTGGTTGATATTTATTAGAAAATGTATAGTAATAAATAATAAATTTAATTGTAAATATTTATTATATTCTTAATATGCATGAATACTCTAAAAAAAAATTTTCGGAAATGGAAAGAGTATAAAACAATCAGTCACACAGTTTTCAATGAACTATAAACTAATTAAAAAAATATCAAACATCGTATATTTTGAAACATTAAAAAAATTTCAAAACATCATCTATTATGAAACATAACGAGTAGTTAACATTAAATTGTGCAGCTAATCACGCGGTTCCTCGTGAGCAAAGTACCCTGAGTGGATTTGCGTGTCTGGTCTTATACTCTCACGCCAATCAAAAAGTGTTTGTTCCCTTTTCTCACATAGTTTATAGACAATGATATGGTCCGGGGGATAATTATACGAATCAATAAACTCACGTATTTAACTAACTATGATAAATTATAATTTATATCGATTGTACGTTTTAAGAATTTCTAAAACCGTTGAACCATTTCATGGAGTAGTTTGGTTGGAGAACGAATCCAATCCGTTAGTTGCCAATTATTACCCGTGACCTACTACAACTACAGGATTTGCTGGCTAGCAAAAAGCCAATGAAAAGTACATTAACATGTTCATTTTGTTTAACCGCATTTTCTTAGCATTTGTTAATTAGTTTCAGTTACGAAAATTGGTTATAGTCTATATGATAAATTTTCTAAAATAGAACAAAAAATAATCCTATTATCTCTTTGCCACAATTTTTTTGGGGTCTATTTTAGCTTTTTTGTTACCCCTATGTTATTTTAAAATTTCATATAAAATATTTTAAGAATCGTAAAAATATGAAAATAATATATAATGTACATAGACTAAAAACAATCATACATAGACTAAAAACAATCATATAAGCTTGATGATTTCCACTTGTTAAGTTAATTCTTTTAAGTATTCAACTTTAATGTACTGCAAAATAAACTAAAGAAAATGTGAAAAATGAAAATAATTCTAGAAACATACCGAAATGATCTGAGATAATAACATCTAAAACCTGGTAGATCTTAGAGCATAATTATCGCTTGATACCCGATATGAGGTACTTAATTTTTTTTATTTTTTTTTTGTCTTTAAAAAAAAAAAAAATTGAACCGATCGCGGACCGCCACGTGTCGGTGAGGCCCATAAACAGTAAAAACACCAGCCCACGACCGATCCTTCACTCGCGACTTTCGTGACCGTTTTTTAAAAAACACATGGAGCCCACACGTTAAAATCACACAGAATCGGGTTTTAAAAACCGCGATAATTATGGTCTTACGAGTAAATAACTTGTGTTTCAGCCTAATAGTATATTTACATTAATAGTCTTATCTTGATTAAGAATTAATTATTGAGTAAAAAACGCACGAGGCAGCGGTTTTCTTTTACATAGATCAGATCCGGTCGAAGCAAAGAATCTAAAAAACGCACTAGGATTTGAAAACCACTGTTTGGCCTCTTTGACAAAAGAATTTAAAAAATGCGGGTACTACGGACGATTACTCGGCGAGGAGGCGCTCGACGGTGCTTGGCCGTGGCGAGTTGGCTGTAGTCGGCCAATTAATCGGCAACAACAAAAAAAAATTTCTTTTTGGGTTTTGAATGCTTAAAATCTTGTATTTCTATGACAGATCTATAGGTTTTAAGTATAAAAACATGAAAACGCACCAAAATCTGATGATATGTGTGATTATAAACGTTTTACGGTCATGGAAAAACTGTAAAATTGAAAACCAAGACAGATGGGGAAGATGAAGACGAAATGACGATAGTACCCTTCATTAAAGGCAAAAATAATTAAAAAGAAGAAAAACGCGTGGATCCAGGGTCGAACCCGGGTTCTTACGCTGAGCAAAGATTATGAAACCACCAGGCTACTTCGACTAATTGTCTATTGTCATGCAAACTGACTAATGATGCATAATATATTTATAAAAAAAAAAATTAAAAACTAGACCCCGATTAATCCCCGATTACTCTCCGATTAATTGTTAACTCGCTAGGCTAATATCGTCCGTCCGACTAGCGCCTAGCGTAGTTTCGAACAGGGGATATTAGAGAGAATGAAGCCCAAAAGAGCATTTCCTAAAAAGCAGAAAAAACTAGTTTGGAGGTAAAGCCAGTCAACTGGATTAAGTGATTAAGCGAGAACTTCTTGTATATCGGACTGATAGTTTGTAACTATTAGTAAGGATTTTTTTATTTTTTTTTGAAAAAAATTAGTATGGAATTTCGATAAATAAAAACTTATGAAGTTAAATTAAATTCTTTTTTTATTTTGTCCTCCTCGAGAATCGGATCATTGCTAGAAATAAAAATACATCTAGATTTAGAATTTGTAAATCCGAAATTTTTATTGGTTTGGAAGAGTAGTTTAGGGTTTTGTTAGTTAATATCCATCAAACATTTACATTTTATTTTTGAAAAAAATAACTATTTACAGCTTTTCATGTGGGTTTGTATGTATTATTAGGGAAGACATGTAGAGGAGAAGAGTAACTAGGATGGGATCCCAATATAAATTTGAATGATAGTATCATTTAAAAAATATAAAACACATCTTGATAAACCTGCTGGTGATGACGAAACCTGGTAAACCTGATGAGAGTGTAATGATCTAGAAGAAATTACTTAAAAACGGCGTGTAATAATGGTTCCGGAAAACAAAACATTTTTTATGTAAACAAACCATATTCATGATAGGTTAACTTGTAAAACATTTACACTAAGAGACACTTTTCTAGTTTATTATTACATCATAGAGAACTTCTATCTAACAAGGTAGTTTTTCTTAATCAAAGCCTTTCCAGTTACAAACTAACTAAATAACTTTGTAACTAAGTGTGCATTAAACTAACTAAATTTATTATCTACTTTTTAATAAAAAGACAAAATAAAGTGGGTCCATCTGTGTTTCTTCTTCGTCTTCTTCGGTGCTTTCTTCTAAGTTCTCTATTATGTTTGTAAAATGAATTATGTTGCTTCAAAATTTTATTTCAAGAAAACTTGTTGTTATTCATTGTCTCTATTATTTGATGTATCTTTAGAGATAAGTCAAGCTATATTTTTGATGATAGTAAAACGGTAGCGTATACGATGACAATGTCAACGACAGAGATCTATCGGTTTATCCAATACGACGACAAAATCAGAGGATTCGACATCTTCCGACGAGAAATGAACCAGATACAAGAGGAACTTTGATTTCAAACTTTGATTCACAACCTCAGGTCACAATGGCTGATTCACCGTTGTGGACCATTTTCGCCGAGATTGATGTAAGTCGACAAGCTCTCCACCGCTGCAATACCGTTTCTCCACGGGGTTTCGCTTCCGCAGTGTCTCAAGTCCGGTGGAAAGCTTCAACGTCGTGCCATATCCTACGTCTTTGCTGTGATCTTTTCCCTCTTTCCATGACCTCTGGTGGACGATAAAGCGAAGCCGTCATTGCATCCGGTCGAGATCGCCATTGTTGAACCTTGAGATCAAGTTTCACTAATTTGCACCTTTAGTCCTTGTGATTTTAAATGTTTTTTTGTTGCCTAAAAACTTCCAAAGTTGCGTATAAATCCCTTGAATTAACCAAAAACTTCTAAATGTGCACTTTAGATTCAACTTTTGTATCTTTTGGACCATACAAATAATGAAACTCACAAGTTTATGTACAAAAATTATCCAGTGTCCAAGTATTATTGTACAAGTTAATTAGTGTACATATAAATCATTGTACACGTGGATAGTAAAATCATTGTGTACGTAGCATAATGTACACATCAAATGCATTTAAAGTTATATTTTTGTTTCTTTTATTCATTTTGTAAAAAATTGTAATTGTTTGTATGCAATGTACAAATGAATCAGTGTACATGTAATTGTTTGTGAGACTGTTGTACATGTGGACAATTAAATTATGCCTACATAGTGATGATATTTAAACGGGTATATATATAACAAATTTATTAGGGTGTTCATATAACCATTGCATGACCACCACGGAGAGTAATGTTGCATCGATGTGAGCATGTTGCGACGAAAAGTAGGAGGTCATGACGACGACAATGCGGAGGAGGAAACTAGGTCGCGGTTTTTCTCTGCTGATGCGGAAGATAGAGATGTGACAGCAGTCGGCGGTGGTGCTATTGCAGGTGGAGGAAAAGCTCGAAGATGCCGACCATGTTGTAACCTGCCATGGATCTTTACATCTTTAAGTTTTTTACATTGGCTTCATATGTAGGAGACAAAAAAGAAAACTAGAAGTTCGTTAGGTTGACAGACAAACACGATTTGATGATACATTGTTCTAATGATATAGAGTTTATTTACATTATGCAAATGTACATTTCTTTAATAATATGTACATGTAAATATGTACATATGAACACATGGAATTCTTGACCTCTGTTTTTTTGTTGAAATTTTTTGAGAGAATTTCTCAATGGTATCTTCCGTTGGAAGTTCATCACAAAAAAATTAGCTAGAAATAAGCGAGTTAGTCACAATGAAATGTTAGTAACTATAGAATTTGTAAATGGTTCCTGGCCTACTGCTTAAGGTAAAAAAATATTCAAGTAGATCTTTGTAAATCAATGTACATATGGATTATCGTTATCCGGTGTACACGTAGATAGAAAAATATAGTGTACATGTGAATCATTGTACATGTGGATAATGAAACTGTATGTACAACATATTATGTACATATGAGTACATAAAGATGTCACTAAAACCAGATTTATGGTACTCATTTTCCACAAAACATCCCGAACAAACAACAACTAATTACACAGTTGTGTACATAGTATCATGTACATATAAAATAAATATACAAGAATTATTTTATGTATGGATACTGTTTACATATACCATTTTCTAATATATATTTTTTTGTTATTTGTTTGAACCGATTGTTTTGTTGACAAAAACATCACAAATTTTCTAAGACAAAAATCAAAATCATGATATATTTTTTACAAATCAAAATTTTGTTTCTACATAATGTGTAGCTAAAACATTTTTAAAAAATTATTTACACATGGATATTTGGGAATCTAGTCCTATCTTATGATTTTAGTCATACCTTATGATTTATTGATACTTAATATTTTGTTTTTTATCCATTTAGGTAATTTAGGTGTGTCTTGAGTTATTTTTATTGTATTTTCATAGATGTATTCATTTTTCTAGTTATAATTTAATTTCTGAAGTTTAGGGCAACATTAAAGACCATTTTGTACATTTTAAAAGTATTGGGTTACAAAATAAATAACAAATAAGCTTAGGACCAAATGTGTAAAAATGCCCAAATTAACCATTCTTGCTCTCAGACTTGTCATGCCAGTTTCAGAGAGCGTCGGAGAGGCAGGAACGTCACGGCGATGATGAATCACAACAAGGAAAGATGAGCTGAGGCACGCTGCGGCGGATCGAGATTTTCTGGTAAAAACTAAAGAAAAAGAAATCTCGAGCAACGATGGATCCCGAGCTCAAACCACCACTGGTTCACTTTGCGGTGACAGCCAACGACAGTGTAGGCACGGCGGTGAGCACAAACCCCGGATGCGGTGAAGAAGTTGCAACGATGCAAAGAAAAAGCTTTGATGATTTTTTTTTGGTCAAACATCTTTGATTATTTCTGTTTTTTCTCTAACATGGTTTTAGGTTTCAAACGTGTGGTCCCAAGAAAAAAGAAATGTGACCAGTTCTTAAAAATTGTGAGGCCACTTTAGTTAGCTCAGGCATTTTAGTTAGAAGAAACTACCTCAGTAGTCATAACTGCTCTTCAATGTACTAAAAAGACATAAACTGATCTATTGTGTTAATAACTCTAATATATAACAGTATATAATTATATATTAATACTATGTGATATTTATTGTGATGGGGATTCATTGAAACTGGAAGGCAACTGTAGAGAAAAGTGCCCCATAGAAGATCTCCATAGTACTCTCCCTCTTTCTCTCCTCTCTCTCCCTCTATCTCTCTCTCCACAGAGAAAACCAACAGTAGCAGTAAATTGCTCGAGTTCTTGATGAGAAAGCGATAGATCAATTAATATAATGTTTTTAATCATTTGAGAGAAGCGATAAACCTGGGGGGCGTTTGCAGAAATTTCCTTAATTTCGTCATCACCATCATTACTCTCTCATCCGCTCCCAAATCTGCTCCTTACAAAAATATATAACACATCTTGGAGTCTAGAAATTAATGAGCTAGGGAGAAGAAGAGAAAAAAGAAGGTAAACTCGAATCCCCAAAAGTCATTTATTCACAAACCCTAAAACAGTCTCATAAATATTCTTTCTTTTAGTCGGTATGTGTTTGTGATGTGGAGGACCTGGAGGTAGAAGTAATGGCTGGAATGTTCAATCTAGGAGGGAGAGATAACAACAAACAAGATCATCTTCATCATCATATGGACAAGGATCATAATGAAGATAAGAGCAGCAATCATCTTTATCTATACAAAGAAGAGATCTACAACAACAACAATAGGGGTTTTGAGATTTGGCCATCTCAATATTTTCAACAACAACAACAAAACCACGTGGCTCCTCCTACAAATTTCCTCTCTTTTGGTATGGTCCCAAGTGGTGGCAGTAATAATAACGACCGGAGTAGTAACCGGAGTTTGTATTTCAACGTAGTCTCCGACCATGAGCGGATTAGATCCTCTCCCGGAAGGTTTACGGTAACAAGGCAAGGAAACATGAATTGCCAAGACTGTGGGAATCAAGCCAAGAAAGATTGTCCTCATATGAGATGTCGTACTTGTTGTAAGAGCCGAGGGTTTGATTGCCAAACCCACGTGAAGAGCACATGGGTCCCGGCTGCTAAACGTCGTGAGAGACGGGCTCAGTTAGCTGCTTTGCCATCTAAGCGGAGTAGAGAGCCTAGCTCCGGCGGTGGTGGTGGTGATGATGATGATTATGATGATGATAGAGATGATGATGAAAATGGAGGTCAAGGCGGTGGTGGTGGATCGGCTCTTGCATGCATCCGTGTAGTTAACGCTAGCTCTTCAGGTATAACGGTTATTTTAATTATCTTACAATGACTGATCGACTTCATTGGAATATTTTTAAAGATCAAAAAATTCTTGGGGTCATAATGATTTTGATTTTTTTTGTCAAATGTCACTTGAGTGTTAATGGATGGATATGAACATTATGTCCATGCACTGCATTTTGCTGTATATTTTTTCTTTAGCTGTTTGATTTTGATCGATGATTATTATTTTTCCAGTCATGTCTACTGTTCTTTGGTAAACATGACGACACCAAAGGGTTTAATCCATTTCATTAAACTATACTTAAAACCCGCTATCAAAGATTCAATTTTTACTCTGTATTTGACTGAAAAGTCATAAAGTTTATGTAAAATAGACAAAGTTTGGATTTTATTTTACGCTATTATATTCCATATGTTAATTAAAATAAAAACTTTCTGTGAAATAAAGAAAGACTGGTGTTTCTTTATAAGATTTAGTTTATTTTAAAAACTATTCTTTTTAAAAAAAGTTTTTATTCGATTACATGAGTCGTCAAGCAAGAACCATAACTTCATGAGAACTATATATGTTTTGCTTGGATTTTATAGTAATAATTTATTTTAATGAAATTAGGGTTAGAAAGTAATCACTTACCACCCGAGATAAGTTCACCGGCTGTATTTCGGTGTATAAGAGTCAGCTCGATCGACGATGACGACGAAGAGTATGCATATCAAACGGTTGTGGACATCGGAGGACACGTGTTCAAAGGCATTCTCTACGACCAAGGTCCATCAGATCACCCCTACAGCTCAAGCCCTACGGCCGCAGAAGCCTGTCAACGCCATATTAACCTCTTGGCCTCAACCGCTTTAGCCAGCACTTCAACTACAGCGACAAATAATACTAAAGCTTCGATTGATCCTTCATCGCTTTACACACCGACGGCGGCTCCCTTCAGCACTTGTATCACCACCGGTACCCCCTTCTTTCCACCTCCTAGGTCTTGAGACTGAAATATTAAATATTTTAAAACGTTTTTGATAACTCTTATAATTATTCGAGTACTACGAGTAAGAAAAAAATGATTATTTTGAGGTTTTTGTTGTTGTCGGACAATATGGTAACTTTCCGTACCTAGCTAGGGTTTGTGCTGATTAACATGCACGTGGTATGTTTATTAGAGATAAATAAAAGAGAATTATTATTTTAAAAATTGGAGAAAGGAGATATTATTACAATTCAGATAATGTCATAGTTTCAAGTTGGATCATCTGCTTGTTCTTTTGAATGTTTGATCTTCCCAACGTGATCGACATAACTCATTTATCTTTTTCTAACATCAACATTTTCTTATAATATATATGTATATATATTAAGTTAGATCTTCTGTATAAAATAGGGTTGGGTTCGATAGTGGATTATCTTTCTGGCTGGTGATGAACTCGAAGCTGCCTTTTCCAGTTTATCCGTTTGTTTGCCGGATCTAAACAGGGACTTAACTAGGCTTCGTGTTCAGTTGAACAAACAATTTCAAATCTAGATATATAGAAGTCCCTTTTATGCTACCCAATCCACTTCCGCAGTGTAAAACAGTAGAAACCAACATTAGTTCACAAACCCCATTGGACATTTATTATATTTATGCAGTAATATTATTTTTATTCCAAAGAAAAGTCTGGGTGAAATTTTAACTATGAAATTTTCAACTCTGGCAAAAATGCATAAGACAAGGTTACCCCGAAACAAATTGGAACAAGTTTCTTCCAGTAATCTGATAAATACTAATAGTCGGAAGTTTTTGTTGACCGGCTTCCTCATCGTGATCCAAGAAGTCGTTCTCACATGGAAATGCCCACTTATTGTGGAAGATCTGACTTTACCGTTAATTATTGTGAAGAATAATCATCAAATTAATTAATAAGGGCAATACATTATATGTGAAGTATTAACTATTGTAATGAAGGTAAACCGAGATTATTTTATGTATTTTCAAATCTACTATACCTACTTCTCTACATTACTTGCATGTATTTGACTATTAACTTTGACAGTTTTCCTCTAGTTAATTTTGCGTATTCATTCTTCCTCATCTCTTGTTTCACTAATGCAGCATTAATTGACTGGCTAGCCTATGCTTCAATTGGTAATCAGAAAAATGAATTTAATCCGAATTTTATGTCGCTAGTCATATTATTCAGCCAAACCTTCCATTTGAAAACTAAACTGATATGTGCTATTAAAAAGTTTATAGGTTTCTTCCCAATTATGTTATATACAGTAAAACCTCTATAATTAATACT is a genomic window containing:
- the LOC106305087 gene encoding protein SHI RELATED SEQUENCE 7-like → MAGMFNLGGRDNNKQDHLHHHMDKDHNEDKSSNHLYLYKEEIYNNNNRGFEIWPSQYFQQQQQNHVAPPTNFLSFGMVPSGGSNNNDRSSNRSLYFNVVSDHERIRSSPGRFTVTRQGNMNCQDCGNQAKKDCPHMRCRTCCKSRGFDCQTHVKSTWVPAAKRRERRAQLAALPSKRSREPSSGGGGGDDDDYDDDRDDDENGGQGGGGGSALACIRVVNASSSGLESNHLPPEISSPAVFRCIRVSSIDDDDEEYAYQTVVDIGGHVFKGILYDQGPSDHPYSSSPTAAEACQRHINLLASTALASTSTTATNNTKASIDPSSLYTPTAAPFSTCITTGTPFFPPPRS